The Syntrophorhabdaceae bacterium genome has a segment encoding these proteins:
- a CDS encoding AURKAIP1/COX24 domain-containing protein, with translation MGSVLKWRKKKIRKHKYKKLRRRTRHQRRK, from the coding sequence ATGGGCAGCGTTTTAAAATGGCGTAAAAAGAAGATTAGAAAACACAAATATAAAAAGCTTAGAAGAAGAACAAGACACCAACGAAGAAAATAA
- the pfp gene encoding diphosphate--fructose-6-phosphate 1-phosphotransferase, with protein sequence MDNGFIGIIVGGGPAPGINGVISSATIEAINHGRKVIGILGGFKPLLEGDTKSIIHLTIDLVSRLHTTGGSILRTSRDAPDDVRKNFKTLMATLKKIGIKDLITIGGEGTLFMAKWIEQEARGSINVVHMPKTIDNDIPLPGGFSTFGYQTARHIGVEIVKNIMEDSRTMGRWYFITTMGRHTGHLALGIGKAAGATIALIPEEFPEKKLSFKKAADILTGSIIKRLSMGRDHGVAIIAEGIAEKFDIEELRQYEELETDEKGGIRLSDILLGRVLKNFVQETLKTIGINATIVDKNIGYELRAAEPIPFDIEYTRNLGYGAVHFLLRGGTGALIAFYEGNLRPIPFVELFDYNTGKAKVRYVDMSSQSYEVARNYMIRLEKDDFEPERLKNISRVTSLTPDEFKERFYYLVEGQEC encoded by the coding sequence ATGGACAACGGTTTTATTGGTATAATTGTAGGTGGAGGGCCGGCACCAGGTATTAACGGAGTAATAAGCTCTGCAACTATTGAGGCAATAAACCATGGCAGAAAAGTAATAGGTATTTTGGGAGGGTTTAAGCCCCTCCTGGAGGGAGATACAAAAAGCATAATCCACCTTACTATAGACCTTGTCTCAAGGCTCCATACAACAGGGGGCTCAATTCTAAGGACATCCAGGGACGCACCTGATGATGTGAGAAAGAATTTTAAGACCCTGATGGCAACCCTTAAAAAGATAGGTATTAAAGACCTTATAACCATAGGTGGGGAAGGGACACTGTTTATGGCAAAGTGGATAGAACAGGAGGCAAGAGGGTCTATAAATGTAGTCCATATGCCAAAAACGATAGATAATGATATTCCCCTACCTGGAGGGTTTTCTACTTTTGGATATCAAACTGCAAGACATATAGGCGTTGAGATTGTAAAAAACATCATGGAAGATTCAAGGACCATGGGCAGATGGTATTTTATAACTACCATGGGTCGCCATACAGGACACCTTGCCCTTGGTATCGGAAAAGCAGCAGGAGCAACAATAGCCTTGATACCAGAGGAGTTTCCTGAGAAAAAATTATCCTTTAAAAAGGCAGCGGATATCTTAACAGGGTCTATTATAAAGAGGCTATCCATGGGAAGAGACCATGGCGTAGCCATTATAGCAGAAGGTATAGCAGAAAAATTTGATATAGAAGAATTAAGGCAATACGAAGAACTTGAAACAGATGAAAAGGGTGGAATAAGGCTTTCAGACATACTGCTGGGAAGGGTCCTCAAAAATTTCGTTCAGGAGACATTAAAAACCATTGGTATCAATGCCACCATTGTAGACAAAAATATAGGATATGAATTAAGGGCAGCAGAGCCTATACCGTTTGACATTGAATATACAAGAAATCTTGGATATGGTGCCGTCCATTTTCTTTTAAGGGGAGGGACAGGTGCTTTGATTGCATTTTATGAGGGGAATCTGAGACCCATACCATTTGTTGAGCTCTTTGATTATAATACAGGGAAGGCAAAGGTAAGATACGTTGATATGTCATCACAGTCCTATGAAGTGGCAAGAAATTATATGATAAGACTTGAAAAAGATGACTTTGAACCAGAAAGATTAAAAAATATTAGCCGTGTTACATCATTAACACCTGATGAATTCAAAGAGAGATTTTATTACCTTGTAGAGGGCCAGGAATGCTAA
- a CDS encoding MlaD family protein: MKKSQISPELKVGILVLIGFIILFYMSVRIGKFGVLSDKGYDLTVYLENAGGLDAKSPVLIAGVEIGRIRSVKLEGYKALIRFSVRDDVKIPADSVIAVRTQGVLGDKYLEILPGKDKKMLSRGEQVGNVLTSPSFDEIFTQVSKAAKKFGDTVGEFQGILGEKEKVGIKKSIDNIQAITGEFKDIIKDNKQSINSVIANADDALKGLKKIVGDVESGKGSLGMLLKDDKLYNDAKDTMSALKNITTDIDQGKGSLGKLAKDDSLYNEAKDTVKNLKDITDGVKKGEGTLGKLAKDDSLYIETERAMKKLQKGADGISEMTPITILGTIFGLMF; this comes from the coding sequence ATGAAAAAGAGTCAGATTTCTCCGGAACTAAAGGTAGGGATCCTTGTGCTCATAGGTTTTATTATATTGTTTTATATGTCTGTTAGGATAGGTAAATTCGGTGTCTTAAGCGATAAAGGATATGATCTGACCGTTTATCTTGAAAATGCAGGTGGTCTTGATGCAAAATCTCCTGTCTTGATTGCAGGAGTAGAGATAGGCAGGATAAGGAGTGTCAAACTCGAAGGCTATAAGGCTCTCATCAGGTTCTCTGTTAGAGATGATGTAAAGATTCCAGCGGATAGTGTGATTGCCGTGAGAACTCAAGGGGTTCTTGGTGATAAATATCTTGAGATATTACCAGGTAAAGATAAAAAGATGCTCTCCAGAGGTGAGCAGGTAGGCAATGTTTTAACCTCCCCAAGTTTTGATGAGATATTCACACAGGTCAGTAAGGCAGCCAAGAAGTTCGGTGATACTGTTGGGGAATTCCAGGGTATTTTAGGCGAAAAAGAAAAGGTAGGGATAAAGAAGAGTATTGACAATATCCAGGCAATAACCGGCGAATTCAAAGATATTATAAAAGACAACAAACAAAGTATAAACAGCGTTATTGCCAATGCAGATGATGCACTTAAAGGTCTCAAAAAGATAGTCGGTGATGTGGAGAGTGGAAAAGGCAGCTTAGGAATGCTTTTAAAAGATGATAAACTTTATAATGATGCAAAAGATACCATGAGTGCCTTAAAGAACATAACAACAGATATAGATCAGGGAAAGGGTTCTCTGGGCAAACTTGCAAAGGATGATTCTCTCTATAATGAAGCAAAGGATACTGTAAAAAACCTGAAAGATATAACAGATGGTGTTAAAAAAGGTGAGGGCACCCTTGGAAAGCTTGCAAAGGATGATAGTCTTTACATAGAGACAGAGAGGGCTATGAAGAAACTTCAGAAGGGTGCAGATGGTATCTCCGAGATGACCCCCATTACAATACTTGGAACTATTTTTGGTTTGATGTTTTGA
- a CDS encoding ABC transporter ATP-binding protein: protein MKNNGTVIKINNLHKAFGTQKVLDGIDLDIKQGEITVIIGKSGGGKSVLMKHLIGLLKPDEGEIWIDDRDITKLKEKDLNEVRKKFGMLFQEAALFDSMNVLDNVAFPVREHTKLPDKEIIRMAQERLRNVGLAGFEDKMPSELSGGMRKRVGLARALILDPGIILFDEPTSALDPITALTILDLIKETQERLQKTYVVISHDILGMFRIAHKVAMLYNGKVIEFGTPKEIRQSKKEEIKEFLKATGIPGFTGGDR, encoded by the coding sequence ATGAAAAACAACGGGACTGTTATAAAGATAAATAACCTCCATAAAGCATTTGGAACACAAAAGGTCCTTGATGGTATTGACCTTGATATAAAACAGGGTGAGATTACGGTTATCATAGGTAAAAGTGGTGGAGGAAAAAGCGTCCTTATGAAACACCTTATAGGTCTTCTAAAACCTGACGAGGGAGAGATATGGATAGACGATAGAGACATAACAAAACTAAAAGAAAAGGATTTGAACGAGGTAAGAAAGAAGTTCGGTATGCTCTTTCAGGAGGCAGCCCTATTTGATTCTATGAATGTCCTTGATAATGTGGCATTCCCTGTTAGAGAACATACAAAACTACCGGATAAGGAGATTATTCGCATGGCACAGGAGAGATTGAGAAATGTGGGTCTTGCGGGATTTGAAGATAAGATGCCTTCAGAATTATCAGGAGGTATGAGAAAGAGGGTAGGGCTGGCAAGGGCGTTGATACTTGACCCTGGCATAATATTGTTTGATGAGCCTACAAGTGCCCTCGATCCCATTACAGCGCTGACCATTCTGGATCTCATAAAGGAGACACAGGAGAGGTTGCAGAAAACATATGTGGTGATAAGCCATGACATACTGGGGATGTTCAGGATAGCACATAAAGTTGCCATGCTTTACAATGGGAAGGTTATAGAATTTGGGACACCAAAAGAGATTAGACAGAGTAAGAAAGAAGAGATAAAAGAGTTTTTAAAAGCAACAGGTATACCAGGTTTTACAGGAGGTGATAGATGA
- a CDS encoding ABC transporter permease: MNSLISKVSGGIVDILRQLGGMGLMFLNSILLAFRRPLKFNYIFKQMEFIGVKSVGVVIITGTFTGMVLALQSYYGFRKFGAEGLVGTTVALSMTRELGPVLTSLMVTGRAGSAMAAELGTMRVTEQIDALIVMALNPIKYLVTPRVIASFFMLPVLTIVSDFVGIVGGWLVGVKLLGINEGAFINKMIKYLDLEDIYNGLVKAACFGVILSVVACYKGFYTRGGAEGVGRSTTESVVISSVSILIADYVLTSLMF, from the coding sequence TTGAATAGTCTTATAAGCAAGGTTTCAGGAGGAATCGTTGATATATTGAGACAATTAGGTGGCATGGGACTCATGTTTTTGAATAGCATCCTCCTGGCTTTCAGAAGACCTTTAAAATTTAATTATATCTTTAAACAGATGGAGTTTATAGGTGTCAAATCTGTTGGTGTTGTAATTATTACAGGGACATTTACAGGTATGGTTCTTGCGCTCCAATCTTATTATGGTTTCAGAAAATTCGGCGCTGAAGGACTTGTGGGAACAACAGTGGCATTAAGCATGACAAGGGAATTAGGTCCTGTGCTCACAAGTCTTATGGTTACAGGAAGGGCAGGTTCAGCCATGGCAGCAGAACTGGGGACAATGAGGGTCACGGAGCAGATCGACGCCTTGATAGTCATGGCATTAAACCCTATAAAATATCTCGTCACCCCCAGGGTAATAGCATCTTTTTTTATGCTCCCTGTTCTTACAATTGTTTCAGATTTTGTGGGTATAGTGGGCGGCTGGCTTGTAGGCGTGAAACTCCTCGGTATAAATGAAGGCGCATTTATAAATAAGATGATCAAATATCTTGACCTGGAGGACATATATAACGGACTTGTAAAGGCAGCCTGTTTCGGGGTTATATTGAGTGTGGTTGCATGTTATAAAGGTTTTTACACAAGGGGAGGCGCAGAAGGGGTAGGTAGATCTACTACAGAATCGGTTGTTATATCCAGTGTCTCTATATTGATTGCAGATTATGTCCTTACCTCTTTAATGTTCTAA
- the alr gene encoding alanine racemase → MKITDSIPRATVSINLRFLEENYKVLKSLLPNDDVKILCVVKADAYGHGATEVTKRLEFVGAEYFGVASLNEALTLRREGIKSPILVMSGIMPWDSTMPFVHNRLTPVVYDMDCLKRIEKESNDFDLPLKIHLKFDTGMGRLGFNKEDVNEIIKILKNIENIHVEGIMSHFASSEVRDEYGQKQIELFKNIIHTFRSFDINPNYIHMANTGAIMVYPEAIFNMVRAGIGLYGSYPDSSLMDKIRLKQVMKLSSRIALIRTFPEGYSLSYGRTFKTKVTTRIACVPLGYSDGYPRALSNKGFVLIKGRRCNIVGRICMDWILVDITGHDDFVKGDEVVFMGFAEEACITANDIAELEGTIPYEVLCRVSRKIKRTYIE, encoded by the coding sequence ATGAAGATAACAGACAGCATACCAAGGGCAACGGTTTCTATTAATCTTCGTTTTCTCGAAGAAAATTATAAGGTTCTTAAGTCATTACTCCCTAACGATGATGTAAAGATTTTGTGTGTTGTCAAGGCAGATGCCTATGGACATGGAGCTACAGAGGTGACAAAAAGGCTTGAATTTGTAGGCGCAGAATATTTTGGGGTAGCATCTCTTAATGAGGCATTGACATTAAGAAGAGAGGGGATAAAATCACCAATACTGGTGATGAGCGGGATTATGCCATGGGACAGCACAATGCCTTTTGTTCATAATAGACTTACACCTGTGGTATATGATATGGATTGTTTAAAAAGGATTGAAAAGGAGAGTAATGATTTTGATCTACCTTTAAAGATTCATTTAAAATTTGATACTGGTATGGGTAGACTTGGTTTTAATAAAGAGGATGTGAATGAAATTATTAAAATCTTGAAAAATATAGAGAATATCCATGTAGAGGGAATCATGAGTCATTTTGCCTCATCAGAGGTGAGGGACGAATATGGACAAAAACAGATTGAATTATTCAAAAATATAATTCATACCTTCAGGTCTTTTGATATCAATCCTAATTATATCCATATGGCAAATACAGGGGCTATTATGGTATATCCTGAGGCAATCTTTAATATGGTAAGAGCAGGCATAGGCTTATACGGTTCATATCCTGATTCATCCTTGATGGATAAGATTAGACTAAAACAGGTTATGAAGCTATCTTCAAGGATAGCCCTTATAAGGACATTTCCTGAGGGATATTCATTAAGCTACGGAAGGACATTTAAGACTAAAGTGACAACCAGGATAGCTTGTGTCCCTCTTGGCTATTCAGATGGATATCCAAGGGCATTATCAAACAAGGGTTTTGTGTTGATAAAGGGAAGAAGGTGTAATATAGTAGGCAGGATCTGTATGGACTGGATTCTTGTTGACATAACAGGTCATGATGATTTTGTAAAAGGTGATGAAGTGGTATTTATGGGCTTTGCAGAAGAGGCTTGCATAACAGCAAATGATATAGCAGAATTAGAAGGGACAATACCTTATGAGGTCCTGTGCAGGGTATCGAGAAAGATAAAGAGGACGTATATTGAATAG
- the hemL gene encoding glutamate-1-semialdehyde 2,1-aminomutase, translating to MNRDISLSLFLRSKRVIPGGVNSPVRAFKSVNDTPFYVQRGKGAYLFDEDGNKYLDYVMSWGAIILGHAHDGIIDEIKDALMNGTSFGACHRYELELAEMIVDAFPSIDMVRLTNSGTEATMSAIRLARGWTGRNGIIKFRGCYHGHVDSLLVKAGSGMATFSIPDSKGIPEDLVRHTFIADFNNIDSVYDIVKKEKHIACIIMEPIMGNMGVILPDEDFLLHVASICREYGIILIFDEVITGFRVTYGGAQHIYGITPDITCLGKIIGGGFPIGAIGSRAEIMEALAPIGDVYQAGTLSGNPIAVRAGLYVLDYLKNNRDIYEKMDYFGKRLKDAAIDMAGRYGIPYVINQTTGMWTGFFSDRDVMDYTSAMDSDRLLYERFFKSMLEEGIYFAPSPFEAAFLSHQHGENELNATIEAFERAFKGLKNP from the coding sequence ATGAATAGAGATATATCATTGAGTCTTTTTTTAAGGTCAAAAAGGGTAATACCAGGTGGTGTAAACAGTCCGGTTAGGGCTTTCAAGTCTGTCAATGATACCCCTTTTTATGTTCAAAGAGGAAAGGGTGCCTATCTTTTTGATGAGGACGGAAACAAATATCTTGATTATGTTATGTCCTGGGGTGCTATTATTCTGGGTCATGCCCATGATGGGATCATAGATGAGATAAAAGACGCCCTGATGAACGGCACAAGTTTTGGCGCATGCCATAGATATGAATTAGAACTGGCAGAAATGATAGTAGATGCCTTTCCTTCCATAGATATGGTGCGTCTAACAAACTCCGGCACAGAGGCAACTATGAGTGCCATAAGGCTTGCAAGGGGTTGGACAGGAAGGAATGGCATAATAAAGTTTAGGGGATGTTATCATGGCCATGTAGATTCACTCCTTGTAAAAGCAGGTTCAGGTATGGCAACATTTAGTATCCCAGATAGCAAAGGAATACCTGAGGATCTTGTAAGACACACATTTATTGCTGATTTTAATAATATTGATTCTGTCTATGATATTGTAAAAAAAGAAAAACATATTGCCTGTATAATCATGGAGCCTATAATGGGGAATATGGGTGTGATACTTCCTGATGAGGATTTTCTTCTCCATGTGGCATCTATCTGTAGAGAATATGGCATCATCCTTATATTTGATGAGGTTATAACAGGTTTTAGGGTAACCTACGGCGGCGCACAGCATATCTACGGCATCACACCTGACATCACATGCCTTGGAAAGATTATAGGTGGTGGTTTCCCTATAGGTGCCATAGGAAGTAGGGCTGAGATAATGGAGGCTTTAGCACCAATAGGAGATGTCTATCAGGCAGGCACGCTCTCAGGTAATCCCATAGCTGTTAGAGCAGGTTTATATGTCCTTGATTATCTTAAAAATAATCGAGACATCTACGAGAAGATGGACTATTTTGGAAAAAGATTAAAGGATGCCGCAATTGATATGGCTGGAAGATATGGGATACCATATGTTATAAACCAAACAACCGGTATGTGGACAGGATTCTTTTCAGACAGGGATGTCATGGATTATACATCTGCTATGGATTCTGATAGATTATTATACGAAAGATTTTTTAAATCCATGCTTGAGGAGGGGATATATTTTGCTCCAAGCCCATTTGAGGCAGCCTTTTTGTCTCATCAACATGGTGAGAATGAACTAAATGCAACCATAGAGGCTTTTGAAAGGGCATTTAAAGGCTTGAAAAATCCATGA
- a CDS encoding LL-diaminopimelate aminotransferase: MAKPSARLEKIPPYLFARIDKKKEEARRKGIDLIDFGIGDPDIPTPANIIEKMKEATENSRNHRYPSYEGMHAFRKAVADWYKKRFSVKLNPDDEVVTLIGSKEGIAHLPWAYVDPGDIVLVPSPGYPVYKISTLLAGGTPYIMPLKEENNFLPDLEKIPKDILKKAKIIFINYPNNPTGAHADDDFFKKIVHIAKEYDILVCHDAAYSEIAYEGYRPKSFLEFDPEKKYSIEFHSLSKTYCMTGWRIGFAVGNREAIYNLGKLKTNIDSGVFQAIQQAGIEALTGDQTSLEELKKRFQKRRDMVIEGLNSLGIKVRKPLATFYIWAKVPKKYKSEEFCERLIEKTGIVVTPGNGFGDEGEGYFRISLTINEKKIKEAMKRLASFKY; encoded by the coding sequence ATGGCAAAACCTTCAGCAAGACTGGAAAAGATACCACCATATTTGTTTGCAAGGATTGATAAGAAAAAGGAAGAGGCAAGGAGAAAGGGCATAGACCTCATTGACTTTGGCATAGGCGACCCTGATATCCCGACCCCGGCAAACATTATAGAGAAAATGAAGGAAGCTACAGAAAACTCAAGAAACCATAGGTATCCCAGTTATGAAGGCATGCATGCCTTTAGAAAGGCAGTGGCAGATTGGTATAAAAAAAGATTTTCTGTAAAGCTGAATCCTGATGATGAGGTGGTGACACTCATAGGTTCAAAAGAAGGTATTGCCCATTTACCATGGGCATATGTAGATCCAGGGGATATAGTCCTTGTCCCATCGCCAGGTTATCCTGTCTACAAAATATCCACACTCCTTGCAGGTGGAACTCCCTATATAATGCCCCTTAAAGAGGAGAACAACTTTCTTCCTGACCTGGAAAAGATCCCTAAGGATATCCTTAAAAAGGCAAAGATTATCTTTATTAATTATCCCAATAACCCCACTGGTGCCCATGCCGACGATGATTTCTTTAAAAAGATTGTCCACATAGCAAAAGAATACGACATACTTGTATGCCATGATGCAGCATATAGCGAGATAGCCTATGAAGGATATAGACCCAAAAGCTTTCTTGAATTCGATCCTGAGAAAAAATACTCCATAGAGTTTCATTCTCTTTCAAAGACATACTGTATGACAGGCTGGAGGATAGGATTTGCAGTAGGCAATAGAGAAGCCATATACAATCTGGGGAAGCTTAAGACAAACATAGACTCAGGTGTATTTCAGGCAATCCAGCAGGCTGGAATCGAGGCACTCACAGGTGATCAGACAAGCCTTGAAGAGCTTAAAAAGAGATTCCAGAAAAGAAGGGATATGGTCATAGAAGGCCTTAACTCTCTGGGTATAAAGGTTAGAAAACCCCTTGCAACCTTCTATATATGGGCAAAAGTGCCCAAAAAATACAAATCAGAAGAATTCTGCGAGAGACTCATTGAAAAAACCGGTATTGTAGTTACACCAGGGAATGGCTTTGGAGATGAAGGAGAAGGTTATTTTAGGATATCTCTCACAATAAACGAAAAAAAGATAAAAGAGGCCATGAAAAGGCTCGCATCGTTTAAATATTAA
- a CDS encoding PP2C family protein-serine/threonine phosphatase, protein MDIPYGICCDIGMRNRMEDEYAIYSRPKKGFFSAEVYDGHGGASAAVIAAEMFTPYFLHLWSEELNKEPHRRRPIHEIIRETCREVDRFIVERVISCGTTLANFYIIKDRFYSINIGDSRIAIGTKDGAVFLTEDHKPHFPKERRRIESLGGYVIKFGVYRVQGDLAMSRALGDGHLKPYVIAEPFILEGLFGRENDYVIVACDGVWDVMDAEEAMKITRKCHDAQKAADTIISVATDYGSADNKTVIVLDLRRYTEGVKGERMEILKKIDMAI, encoded by the coding sequence ATGGATATCCCTTATGGTATATGCTGTGATATCGGTATGAGAAATAGGATGGAGGATGAGTATGCAATCTATAGTAGACCTAAAAAAGGTTTTTTCAGTGCCGAAGTATATGATGGTCATGGAGGGGCAAGTGCAGCAGTTATTGCAGCAGAGATGTTTACGCCTTATTTTCTACATCTTTGGTCAGAAGAATTGAATAAAGAGCCCCATAGAAGAAGACCAATTCATGAAATTATAAGAGAAACTTGCAGAGAGGTTGATAGATTTATTGTAGAAAGGGTTATTTCATGTGGGACAACCCTTGCAAATTTTTATATTATCAAGGACAGGTTTTATTCAATAAATATAGGAGATTCAAGGATTGCCATAGGCACTAAAGATGGTGCCGTATTTCTCACCGAAGATCACAAACCCCATTTTCCTAAAGAAAGAAGGAGGATAGAGTCATTAGGTGGCTATGTCATCAAATTCGGTGTATACAGGGTTCAGGGTGATCTGGCTATGAGTCGTGCCTTGGGGGATGGCCATCTAAAACCTTATGTGATAGCAGAGCCATTTATTTTAGAAGGCTTATTTGGTAGAGAGAATGACTATGTCATAGTTGCCTGTGATGGTGTGTGGGATGTCATGGATGCGGAAGAGGCAATGAAAATAACAAGGAAATGCCATGATGCCCAGAAGGCAGCAGATACCATCATCTCTGTTGCCACTGATTATGGTAGTGCCGATAATAAAACAGTCATTGTCCTTGATTTGAGAAGATATACAGAAGGGGTTAAAGGCGAAAGAATGGAGATATTAAAAAAAATAGATATGGCCATATAA
- the gpmA gene encoding 2,3-diphosphoglycerate-dependent phosphoglycerate mutase produces MYKIVLLRHGESTWNKENRFTGWTDVDLSEKGIEEAKQAGQILKKEGYFFDIAFTSYLKRAIRTLWIVLDEMDLMWIPEYKSWRLNERHYGALQGLNKAEMAEKFGSELVHQWRRSYDVPPPKLEKNDPRYTANDPRYRDLDEKDIPLSECLKDTVIRFMPYWQEVISPLILQGKRIIIVAHGNSLRALVKHLDNIPDEEIPGLNIPTGIPLVYNLDKDLKPIESFYLGDTEEIEKAIKKVADQTKKK; encoded by the coding sequence ATGTATAAAATCGTTTTATTAAGGCATGGAGAAAGCACATGGAATAAAGAAAACAGGTTCACAGGGTGGACTGATGTAGACCTCTCTGAAAAAGGTATTGAAGAGGCAAAACAGGCAGGTCAAATCCTGAAAAAAGAGGGTTATTTCTTTGATATAGCATTTACATCCTATCTAAAAAGGGCTATAAGGACCCTTTGGATAGTCCTCGATGAAATGGATCTCATGTGGATACCAGAATACAAATCTTGGAGGCTCAATGAAAGGCATTATGGTGCACTCCAGGGATTAAATAAGGCAGAGATGGCAGAAAAATTCGGCAGTGAGCTTGTTCATCAGTGGAGGAGAAGTTATGATGTCCCGCCACCAAAACTCGAAAAAAATGACCCGAGATACACTGCTAATGACCCGAGATACAGAGACCTCGATGAAAAAGATATCCCTTTGAGCGAGTGTCTTAAAGATACAGTTATAAGATTTATGCCTTACTGGCAGGAAGTTATTTCACCTTTAATATTGCAAGGAAAGAGGATAATCATCGTTGCCCACGGAAATAGCCTGAGGGCGCTGGTCAAACATCTGGATAACATCCCTGATGAAGAGATACCTGGCCTAAATATCCCAACAGGCATTCCCCTTGTATATAACCTTGATAAAGACCTAAAACCTATAGAAAGTTTTTACCTCGGTGATACAGAAGAGATAGAAAAGGCAATCAAGAAGGTAGCTGACCAGACAAAAAAGAAATAA
- a CDS encoding tetratricopeptide repeat protein — protein EYYMQSKTIRDRLGLQDTGGYAALMMNMGIVYDSKGQLDKALEYYMQSKTIRDRLGLQDTVNYARLLFNMGGLYHKNGNISMARKYYRDAYDTFERAGYTGPLKYKALENARILGR, from the coding sequence GAATATTACATGCAGTCAAAGACTATAAGAGACAGGCTGGGGTTACAGGATACAGGTGGTTATGCCGCTCTTATGATGAACATGGGTATTGTTTATGACTCCAAAGGCCAACTTGATAAGGCACTGGAATATTACATGCAGTCAAAGACTATAAGAGACAGGCTGGGGTTACAGGATACAGTTAATTATGCCAGGCTTCTTTTTAATATGGGTGGTTTATATCATAAAAATGGTAATATCAGTATGGCAAGGAAATATTATAGAGACGCCTATGATACCTTTGAAAGAGCAGGTTATACTGGTCCATTAAAATATAAGGCTTTAGAAAATGCAAGAATTTTGGGGAGATAA